The Pseudomonas kermanshahensis genome includes a window with the following:
- a CDS encoding aldehyde dehydrogenase family protein produces the protein MSDIQLLPAVVEFLARPHGHFIEGQYQAGEAWPSVDIHDPSSGTVISRVAEASEVEVARAVLSARQAFKGSWAEVSPYQKGVVLNRLADLIEANAEELAQLETLCSGKSINLSRGLEIAQSVVFLRYFAGWATKITGQTMTPSLPSFGGERYTAFTLREPVGVVAGIVPWNFSVMIGIWKIASALVTGCTIVIKPSEFTPLTLLRIAELAVEAGVPAGVFNVVNGRGQAGQLLIEHPLVAKVAFTGSVPTGIAVGKAAMAANLTRATLELGGKNPAALLADVDVDGAVAGILQTAFVHQGQVCASPERVYVHRSKVQEFTRKLGEALGQLKIGSALDPDAQFGPLANAAHLQKILGFFERARASNTVVCGAKALDRPGYFVEPTVVLANDPSDPLLHEETFGPIVCVLPFDDEEQLLALMNDSPYGLTASLWTNDLSKALRLIPQIEAGTVWVNMHTFLDPAVPFGGSKASGVGREFGSAFIEDYTELKSVMIRY, from the coding sequence ATGAGCGATATCCAACTGTTACCTGCCGTGGTCGAGTTCCTCGCCAGGCCCCATGGCCATTTCATCGAGGGCCAATACCAGGCGGGTGAGGCGTGGCCGTCAGTCGATATCCACGACCCCTCCAGCGGCACGGTCATCAGCCGGGTTGCCGAGGCCAGCGAGGTGGAAGTAGCACGTGCGGTGCTCAGTGCCCGGCAGGCCTTCAAGGGCAGTTGGGCTGAGGTTTCCCCCTATCAGAAAGGCGTGGTGCTCAACCGCTTGGCTGACCTGATCGAGGCCAATGCCGAAGAGCTGGCACAGCTCGAGACCCTGTGTTCCGGCAAGTCGATCAACCTCTCGCGGGGGTTGGAGATCGCTCAAAGTGTAGTCTTCCTGCGTTATTTCGCGGGTTGGGCGACCAAGATCACTGGGCAGACCATGACCCCGTCGCTGCCTTCATTCGGTGGCGAGCGCTACACCGCCTTTACCCTGCGTGAGCCGGTGGGCGTGGTCGCGGGGATCGTGCCGTGGAATTTCTCGGTGATGATCGGTATCTGGAAGATCGCCTCTGCCTTGGTCACCGGTTGCACCATCGTGATCAAACCCAGCGAATTCACGCCGCTGACGCTGCTGCGCATCGCCGAACTGGCGGTCGAGGCAGGGGTGCCGGCGGGGGTGTTCAACGTGGTTAATGGGCGCGGGCAGGCGGGCCAGCTGTTGATTGAGCACCCGCTCGTGGCCAAGGTCGCGTTCACAGGCTCGGTGCCGACCGGTATCGCCGTCGGCAAGGCCGCGATGGCGGCCAACCTGACCCGCGCCACGCTGGAGCTGGGGGGCAAGAACCCGGCAGCGTTGTTGGCCGATGTGGACGTGGACGGCGCCGTGGCAGGCATCCTGCAGACGGCCTTCGTGCACCAGGGGCAAGTGTGCGCTTCGCCGGAGCGGGTGTATGTGCACCGCAGCAAGGTTCAGGAATTTACCCGCAAGCTGGGTGAAGCGCTGGGGCAGTTGAAGATTGGTTCGGCGCTCGACCCCGACGCCCAGTTCGGCCCTTTGGCCAATGCTGCGCACCTGCAGAAGATTCTCGGCTTCTTCGAGCGTGCCCGGGCCAGTAACACGGTGGTCTGTGGGGCGAAGGCGCTTGATCGGCCGGGCTACTTCGTCGAGCCTACGGTGGTGCTGGCCAATGACCCCAGTGACCCGTTGCTGCACGAGGAAACGTTCGGCCCGATCGTCTGTGTGCTGCCGTTCGACGATGAAGAGCAGTTGCTGGCGTTGATGAACGATAGCCCCTATGGCCTGACCGCCAGCCTGTGGACCAACGACCTGTCCAAGGCGCTGCGGCTGATCCCGCAGATCGAAGCGGGCACGGTGTGGGTCAACATGCACACCTTCCTCGACCCGGCGGTGCCGTTTGGTGGGTCGAAGGCATCCGGGGTAGGGCGTGAGTTTGGCAGTGCGTTCATCGAGGATTACACCGAACTGAAATCGGTGATGATCAGGTACTGA
- a CDS encoding putative bifunctional diguanylate cyclase/phosphodiesterase, with translation MSLVASPDIMYRLLIQSVVDYAIYLLTPEGIVANWNPGAQRAKGYLADEIVGKHYSLFYSEAERAAGLPAHNLEQARCTGRFEEVGVRLRKDGSAFHAHVVIDAVHDDDGRLVGFAKVTRDISERHQQELELLKAKELAEQYSQEMAKLSQFLDSVIANIPASVMVQDLESQRILLANQQAERLFGVPGSSMIGQLPAQSLAPAAADYLEQQLARGARSTKGYAAETRVDTQCGPRTLRSRTLLSQHREGQADYVLFVAEDATEELAAHAQIHHMAHHDALTGLPNRTLFHERLRQALVRGDENAKLTAALCLDLDNFKNINDSLGHAFGDKLLRELGKRLRRELREHDTLARLGGDEFAIVLTGLDGRDAACNTAQRLINAICPPFQIEGHQFTVGVSIGVAIAPDDNDQAEQLLGYADMALYEAKRNGRNRYECFNVELDVAARQRRLVETDLRTALHLGQLQLHYQPVVDQQTSSVTGYEALLRWEHPTRGMVMPMDFIPIAEETGLIHELGIRALNLACQEAASWDSEQTVSVNLSPVQFKNANLVHTVALALSDSGLPARRLELEITESVLLGNSEENVRTLRALKDLGVSISLDDFGTGYSSLGYLRSFPFDRIKIDKSFVHDMCDSREAMSIIRAITDLSNSLMIKTTAEGVESEEQMRRLAAEGCSHFQGYLYGRPVPASERLKQVALLWG, from the coding sequence ATGTCGCTAGTCGCAAGCCCCGACATCATGTATCGGCTGTTGATCCAGAGCGTGGTGGACTATGCCATCTACCTGCTCACCCCCGAAGGCATTGTTGCCAACTGGAACCCCGGCGCCCAGCGGGCCAAGGGGTACCTTGCCGACGAGATCGTCGGCAAGCATTACTCGTTGTTCTACAGCGAAGCCGAACGGGCTGCCGGGCTGCCCGCGCACAACCTTGAACAGGCGCGTTGCACGGGGCGCTTCGAAGAGGTGGGTGTGCGGCTGCGCAAGGATGGCTCGGCCTTCCATGCGCATGTGGTGATCGACGCGGTGCATGACGATGACGGCCGCCTGGTGGGGTTCGCCAAGGTCACCCGCGACATCTCCGAACGCCACCAGCAGGAGCTGGAGCTGCTCAAAGCCAAGGAACTGGCCGAACAGTACAGCCAAGAGATGGCCAAGCTGTCGCAGTTTCTTGACTCGGTCATTGCCAACATCCCGGCCAGTGTCATGGTTCAGGACCTGGAGAGCCAGCGCATCCTGCTGGCCAACCAGCAGGCCGAACGCCTTTTTGGTGTGCCGGGTTCAAGCATGATCGGGCAACTGCCTGCCCAAAGCCTGGCGCCGGCTGCAGCCGATTACCTGGAGCAACAGCTCGCTCGCGGGGCACGCAGCACCAAGGGCTATGCCGCCGAAACCCGGGTCGACACCCAGTGCGGGCCACGCACCCTGCGCAGCCGTACGCTGCTCAGCCAGCACCGCGAGGGCCAGGCCGACTATGTGCTGTTCGTGGCCGAAGATGCCACTGAAGAGTTGGCGGCCCACGCGCAGATCCACCATATGGCGCACCACGATGCCCTCACCGGGCTGCCCAACCGCACGCTGTTCCATGAGCGTTTGCGCCAAGCCTTGGTACGCGGTGATGAGAACGCCAAGCTGACCGCTGCCCTGTGCCTGGACCTGGACAACTTCAAGAACATCAACGATTCGTTAGGTCACGCGTTCGGCGACAAGCTGCTGCGTGAGCTGGGCAAGCGCTTGCGCCGCGAACTGCGCGAGCACGACACGTTGGCCCGCCTGGGCGGTGACGAGTTTGCCATCGTGCTCACGGGGCTGGATGGCCGTGATGCCGCGTGCAATACCGCGCAGCGCCTGATCAATGCCATTTGCCCGCCGTTTCAGATCGAGGGGCATCAGTTCACGGTGGGTGTGAGTATCGGCGTGGCGATCGCCCCCGACGACAATGACCAGGCCGAGCAACTGCTGGGCTATGCCGACATGGCGTTGTACGAAGCCAAGCGCAATGGACGCAACCGGTACGAGTGCTTCAATGTCGAGCTGGATGTCGCCGCCCGCCAACGCCGCCTGGTGGAAACCGACCTGCGTACGGCGCTGCACCTTGGTCAACTGCAGTTGCACTACCAGCCGGTGGTCGATCAGCAGACCAGCAGTGTGACGGGGTATGAGGCGTTGTTGCGCTGGGAGCACCCGACCCGCGGCATGGTCATGCCCATGGACTTCATCCCCATCGCCGAAGAGACCGGGCTGATTCACGAGCTCGGCATCCGCGCGCTGAACCTGGCGTGCCAGGAAGCGGCCAGCTGGGACAGCGAACAGACAGTGTCGGTCAACCTGTCCCCGGTGCAGTTCAAGAATGCCAACCTGGTCCATACCGTGGCTTTGGCCCTGTCTGATTCGGGCTTGCCGGCGCGGCGCCTGGAGCTGGAGATCACCGAGTCGGTGTTGCTGGGTAACAGTGAAGAGAACGTGCGCACCTTGCGGGCGCTGAAAGACCTGGGTGTGTCGATTTCGCTGGACGACTTCGGTACCGGGTATTCGTCGCTGGGGTACTTGCGTTCGTTCCCGTTCGACCGGATCAAGATCGACAAGTCGTTCGTGCATGACATGTGCGACAGCCGCGAAGCCATGTCGATCATCCGCGCCATTACCGACCTGTCCAACAGCCTGATGATCAAGACCACGGCCGAGGGTGTGGAGTCAGAAGAGCAGATGCGGCGCCTGGCGGCAGAGGGGTGCTCGCACTTCCAGGGCTACCTGTATGGGCGGCCTGTGCCGGCGAGTGAGCGGTTGAAGCAGGTGGCGTTGCTGTGGGGCTAG
- a CDS encoding aldo/keto reductase has product MRRLTTPNGLDLPCIGLGTWPMTGSECTQAVRQALDLGYRHIDTATAYNNEAAVGQALRESDVPREQIHLTTKVWWDRLDPKAMRQSLEDSLRVLGTEQVDLFHIHWPGKDWDLARSIETLVALRDEGKARSIGVANFPLGLLRQVVETLGAPLSAIQVEYHVLLDQQPLLDYARRHDLLLTAYTPLARGQAAQQEVIQAIARKHGVLPSQVALKWLLDQDGVAVIPKASSRENQMANLAALDVRLDDEDRALIAGLPKDQRVVSPDFAPDWNS; this is encoded by the coding sequence ATGCGAAGGCTCACCACCCCTAACGGCCTGGACCTGCCCTGCATCGGCCTGGGCACCTGGCCGATGACCGGCAGCGAGTGCACCCAGGCCGTGCGCCAGGCCCTGGACCTGGGTTACCGACACATCGACACCGCCACCGCCTACAACAATGAAGCGGCCGTGGGCCAAGCCCTGCGCGAGAGCGACGTGCCACGCGAGCAGATCCACCTGACCACCAAGGTCTGGTGGGACCGCCTGGACCCCAAAGCCATGCGTCAGTCGCTGGAAGACAGCCTGCGCGTGCTGGGCACCGAGCAGGTCGACCTGTTCCACATCCACTGGCCGGGCAAGGACTGGGACTTGGCCCGCAGCATCGAGACCTTGGTAGCCCTGCGTGACGAAGGCAAGGCGCGCAGCATTGGTGTCGCCAACTTCCCGCTTGGCCTGCTGCGCCAAGTGGTCGAGACGCTGGGCGCGCCGTTGTCGGCCATTCAGGTGGAGTACCACGTGCTGCTCGACCAGCAGCCGTTGCTCGACTATGCGCGCCGCCACGACTTGCTGCTCACGGCCTACACCCCGCTGGCACGCGGGCAGGCGGCGCAGCAAGAGGTGATCCAGGCGATCGCCCGCAAGCATGGCGTCCTGCCGAGCCAGGTGGCACTGAAGTGGTTGCTTGACCAGGACGGCGTCGCGGTGATCCCCAAGGCCAGCAGCCGCGAGAACCAGATGGCGAATTTGGCGGCGCTGGACGTGCGGCTGGATGATGAAGACCGGGCATTGATTGCGGGTTTGCCTAAGGATCAGCGCGTGGTCAGCCCCGACTTTGCGCCTGACTGGAATAGCTGA
- a CDS encoding DMT family transporter has translation MSSRTPLSGVNQPLRGIALVVVATFLFASHDALSKFLGGLYPIIMVVWARYVVHTLLMAGIFLPKSGLNVLRTRRPLLQTLRALSLLSTSLLFTTGLQYLPLAEATAVNFLAPVLVTALSAPLLKERVTVGQWVAVVMGFIGVLVVVHPGGAMFTPAILYPFGSALGFCFYQLLTRILAAHDSPTTSNFYAGLCNTLAMSALVPFFWEVPRWDHALLMLALGGFGMTAHLLLTQAFRHAAPALLAPFSYCQIVFAGLLGLLFYSQVPDSLSLVGISIICISGLGAAWMQRSK, from the coding sequence ATGAGTTCCAGAACACCGCTGTCCGGAGTCAATCAACCGCTGCGTGGTATCGCCCTGGTGGTGGTGGCGACGTTCCTGTTCGCCAGCCACGATGCCCTGTCCAAGTTCCTCGGTGGCCTGTACCCGATCATCATGGTGGTGTGGGCGCGTTATGTGGTGCACACCCTGCTGATGGCCGGGATCTTCCTGCCCAAGTCTGGCCTCAATGTACTGCGCACCCGTCGCCCGTTGTTGCAGACCCTGCGTGCCCTGAGCCTGCTCAGCACCAGCCTGCTGTTCACCACCGGCCTGCAATACCTGCCGCTGGCGGAGGCCACGGCGGTCAACTTCCTCGCGCCCGTGCTGGTCACGGCCTTGTCGGCACCCCTGCTCAAGGAGCGGGTGACGGTGGGGCAGTGGGTGGCGGTGGTGATGGGCTTTATCGGGGTACTGGTGGTGGTGCACCCCGGGGGGGCGATGTTCACGCCAGCGATCCTGTACCCCTTCGGCTCGGCGCTGGGCTTTTGCTTCTATCAGTTGCTGACGCGGATTCTGGCTGCCCATGACAGCCCCACCACCAGCAACTTCTATGCAGGGCTGTGCAACACCCTGGCGATGAGTGCACTGGTGCCGTTTTTCTGGGAGGTGCCGCGCTGGGACCACGCGCTGTTGATGCTGGCGCTGGGTGGTTTCGGCATGACGGCCCACCTGCTGCTGACCCAGGCGTTTCGCCATGCCGCACCGGCGCTGCTGGCGCCGTTCAGCTACTGCCAGATCGTGTTTGCCGGGCTGCTTGGGCTGCTGTTTTACAGCCAGGTGCCAGACAGCCTGAGCCTGGTGGGGATCTCGATCATCTGCATCAGTGGCCTGGGCGCGGCGTGGATGCAGCGGAGCAAGTGA
- a CDS encoding LysR family transcriptional regulator yields MNRNDLRRVDMNLLVLFEALMIERNLTRVGEKLFITQSTVSAALARLRELFDDPLLIRNGRAMEPTPRAMQIFTELGPAMDVISSAISRARAFDPANSCNVFRLGLSDDAEFGLLPALLQALREEAPEISVVVRRANFLLMPGLLSSGEISVGVSYTTDLPANAKRRKLRDIGVRVLRADDRPGPLTLDEYCARPHVMVSFSGDMSGNIDLDLARIGRCRKVVLAVPQFGSLRALLRNTELIATVPDYAACALADDGSLRADPAPFEITEAELSMVWSGAQDNDPAERWLRERILQFMASP; encoded by the coding sequence ATGAACCGCAACGACCTGCGCCGCGTCGACATGAACCTGCTGGTGCTGTTCGAAGCCCTGATGATCGAACGCAACCTGACCCGCGTCGGCGAAAAACTGTTCATCACCCAGTCCACCGTCAGCGCCGCCCTCGCCCGCCTGCGCGAGCTGTTCGACGACCCGCTGCTGATCCGCAACGGTCGGGCCATGGAGCCCACGCCACGGGCGATGCAGATTTTCACCGAGCTGGGGCCGGCCATGGATGTGATTTCTTCCGCCATCAGCCGTGCGCGGGCGTTCGACCCCGCCAACAGCTGCAACGTATTCCGCCTCGGGCTTTCGGACGACGCCGAGTTCGGCCTGCTCCCTGCCCTGCTTCAAGCCTTGCGCGAAGAGGCACCCGAAATCAGCGTGGTGGTGCGGCGGGCCAACTTCCTGTTGATGCCAGGCCTGCTCTCCAGCGGCGAGATTTCGGTGGGCGTGAGCTACACCACCGACCTGCCGGCCAATGCCAAGCGCCGCAAGTTGCGCGACATTGGCGTGCGCGTGCTGCGTGCCGACGATCGACCGGGGCCACTGACCCTTGACGAGTACTGCGCCCGCCCGCATGTGATGGTGTCGTTTTCTGGCGACATGAGCGGCAACATCGACCTGGACCTGGCGCGTATCGGCCGTTGCCGCAAGGTGGTGCTGGCCGTGCCGCAGTTCGGCAGCCTGCGCGCGCTGCTGCGCAACACCGAACTGATCGCCACAGTACCGGACTACGCCGCCTGCGCCCTGGCCGATGACGGCAGCTTGCGCGCCGACCCAGCGCCCTTCGAAATCACCGAGGCAGAACTGTCGATGGTCTGGAGTGGCGCCCAGGACAACGACCCGGCCGAGCGCTGGTTGCGCGAGCGGATCCTGCAGTTCATGGCCTCGCCATGA
- the katG gene encoding catalase/peroxidase HPI has product MSNESKCPFHQTAGGGTTNRDWWPDQLNLRILHQHTAKSDPMDPDFDYANAFKSLDFQALKQDLTALMTDSQDWWPADFGHYGPLFIRMAWHSAGTYRIGDGRGGAGSGQQRFAPLNSWPDNVSLDKARRLLWPIKQKYGNKISWADLIVLTGNVALESMGFKTFGFSGGRADVWEPDEDVYWGSEKVWLGGDTRYGKEQVKAQEPGQGDLVAEPAKHGEEQSRNLQAERNLENPLAAVQMGLIYVNPEGPEGNPDPVASGKDIRETFGRMAMNDEETVALIAGGHAFGKTHGAGPADNVGAEPEAAGLEMQGLGWANKFGSGKGPDTITSGLEVTWTSTPTKWSNEYLNNLFNFEWELTKSPAGAHQWRPKEGKGAGTVPDAHDPSKTHAPSMLTSDLALRFDPIYEPIARRFKDNPDQLADAFARAWYKLIHRDMGPLARYLGPEMPNEELLWQDPLPKADPVSLGEQDVAALKAKILASGLSVGELVSTAWASASTFRGSDKRGGANGARLRLAPQKDWAANQGVGKVLAALEKIQSEFNNGGKKVSLADLIVLAGTAAVEKAAKDAGYSGSVSFRPGRVDASQEQTDVESFAVLEPLADGFRNFTKDRYSVKAEKLLLDKAQLLTLTAPELTALIGGLRVLGANHGGNKDGVFTDKPGTLSNDFFRNLLDMGVEWTPTSADNERFEGRDRKTGQVKWTGSRVDLVFGSHAQLRALSEVYGSSDGKDRFVKAFVAAWVKVMELDRFDLK; this is encoded by the coding sequence ATGTCGAACGAATCGAAATGCCCGTTCCATCAAACCGCAGGTGGCGGCACCACCAACCGTGACTGGTGGCCTGACCAGCTCAACCTGAGAATCCTTCACCAACATACCGCCAAATCCGATCCGATGGACCCGGATTTCGACTACGCCAACGCCTTCAAGAGCCTCGATTTCCAGGCCCTGAAGCAAGACCTGACGGCCCTGATGACCGACTCCCAGGACTGGTGGCCCGCCGACTTCGGCCACTACGGCCCGCTGTTCATCCGTATGGCCTGGCACAGCGCCGGGACCTACCGCATTGGCGATGGCCGCGGTGGCGCCGGTTCCGGTCAGCAGCGGTTCGCCCCGCTCAACAGCTGGCCGGATAACGTCAGCCTGGACAAGGCCCGGCGCCTGCTGTGGCCGATCAAGCAGAAGTACGGCAACAAGATTTCCTGGGCTGACCTGATCGTCCTCACCGGTAACGTCGCGCTGGAGTCCATGGGCTTCAAGACCTTTGGTTTCTCTGGCGGGCGTGCCGATGTGTGGGAGCCGGATGAAGACGTGTACTGGGGCTCGGAAAAGGTCTGGCTGGGCGGCGATACCCGCTACGGCAAGGAGCAGGTCAAGGCACAGGAACCCGGCCAGGGTGACCTGGTGGCCGAACCCGCCAAGCACGGCGAAGAACAGAGCCGCAACCTGCAGGCCGAGCGCAACCTGGAAAACCCGCTGGCCGCCGTGCAGATGGGCCTGATCTACGTCAACCCGGAGGGCCCGGAAGGCAACCCCGACCCGGTCGCCTCGGGCAAAGACATCCGCGAAACCTTCGGCCGCATGGCCATGAATGATGAAGAGACCGTGGCGCTGATCGCCGGGGGCCATGCGTTCGGCAAGACCCATGGCGCAGGCCCCGCCGACAATGTGGGGGCCGAGCCCGAGGCTGCGGGCCTGGAGATGCAGGGCCTGGGTTGGGCCAACAAATTCGGCTCCGGTAAAGGCCCCGACACCATCACCAGCGGTCTGGAAGTGACCTGGACCTCAACCCCGACCAAATGGAGCAACGAGTACCTCAACAACCTGTTCAATTTCGAGTGGGAGCTGACCAAGAGCCCGGCCGGTGCGCACCAGTGGCGGCCGAAGGAAGGCAAAGGCGCAGGCACCGTGCCGGATGCCCATGACCCCAGCAAAACCCATGCGCCGTCCATGCTCACCTCCGACCTGGCGCTGCGCTTCGACCCGATCTACGAGCCGATCGCCCGCCGCTTCAAGGACAACCCCGACCAATTGGCGGACGCCTTTGCCCGTGCCTGGTACAAGCTGATCCACCGCGACATGGGCCCGCTGGCGCGCTATCTCGGGCCAGAAATGCCCAACGAGGAATTGCTGTGGCAAGACCCGCTGCCTAAAGCCGACCCGGTATCGTTGGGCGAGCAGGATGTCGCTGCGCTCAAGGCCAAGATTCTGGCTTCAGGCTTGAGCGTGGGCGAGTTGGTATCGACTGCTTGGGCCTCAGCCTCGACCTTCCGTGGGTCCGACAAGCGCGGTGGTGCCAACGGTGCACGCTTGCGTCTGGCACCGCAGAAAGACTGGGCTGCGAACCAGGGCGTAGGCAAGGTCTTGGCAGCGCTGGAGAAGATCCAGAGCGAGTTCAACAACGGTGGCAAGAAGGTCTCCCTGGCCGACCTGATCGTGCTGGCAGGTACCGCCGCCGTGGAGAAGGCCGCCAAGGATGCGGGTTACAGTGGCAGCGTCAGCTTCCGCCCCGGCCGCGTCGATGCCTCCCAGGAACAGACCGATGTCGAGTCGTTCGCCGTGCTGGAACCGCTGGCCGATGGCTTCCGCAACTTCACCAAGGACCGCTACAGCGTCAAGGCCGAGAAACTGCTGCTGGACAAGGCCCAACTGCTGACCCTGACGGCGCCCGAGCTGACCGCGCTGATCGGCGGCCTGCGCGTGCTGGGTGCCAACCATGGCGGCAACAAGGACGGGGTGTTCACCGACAAGCCGGGTACGTTGAGCAACGACTTCTTCCGCAACCTGCTGGACATGGGCGTGGAGTGGACGCCGACGTCAGCCGACAACGAGCGCTTTGAAGGCCGGGACCGCAAGACCGGGCAGGTTAAATGGACGGGCAGCCGTGTTGACCTGGTGTTCGGTTCGCATGCCCAGTTGCGGGCGTTGAGCGAGGTGTATGGCAGCAGCGATGGCAAGGACAGGTTTGTGAAGGCCTTCGTTGCAGCTTGGGTAAAAGTCATGGAGCTGGACCGCTTTGATCTGAAATAA
- a CDS encoding M24 family metallopeptidase has protein sequence MHMPKTLKIRNGDKVKATFSAQEYAARHARLRAYMAEQDIEAAIFTSYHNVNYYSDFLYCSFGRPYALVVTQDKVVSISANIDGGQPWRRTVGTDNIVYTDWQRDNFFVAIQQALPLASRIGVEYDHLNLQNHAKLAACYPKAELLDIGSPCMRMRMIKSAEEQALIRHGARVADIGGAAVVEALREHVPEYEVALHATQAMVREIATSFPDGELMDTWTWFQSGLNTDGAHNPVTSRTVGKGEILSLNCFPMIAGYYTALERTLFLDHCPDDHLRLWQANVEVHEAGLKLVRPGMRCSDIARELNEIFLRHDLLQYRTFGYGHSFGTLSHYYGREAGLELREDIDTVLEPGMVVSIEPMIMLPEGRPGAGGYREHDILIVNDSGAENITKFPYGPEHNIIRK, from the coding sequence ATGCACATGCCAAAAACCCTGAAGATCCGCAACGGCGACAAGGTCAAAGCGACCTTCTCCGCTCAGGAATACGCAGCCCGCCACGCCCGTCTGCGGGCCTACATGGCCGAGCAGGACATCGAAGCGGCGATCTTCACCTCGTACCACAACGTCAATTACTACAGTGATTTCCTCTACTGCTCGTTTGGCCGCCCCTATGCACTGGTGGTGACCCAGGACAAGGTCGTCTCGATCAGTGCCAACATCGATGGCGGCCAGCCTTGGCGGCGCACGGTCGGCACCGACAACATCGTCTACACCGACTGGCAACGCGACAACTTCTTCGTCGCCATTCAACAAGCGCTGCCGCTGGCCTCACGCATCGGCGTGGAATACGACCACCTCAACCTGCAAAACCACGCCAAGCTCGCCGCCTGCTACCCCAAGGCCGAGTTGCTGGACATCGGCTCCCCGTGCATGCGCATGCGCATGATCAAGTCCGCAGAAGAGCAGGCGTTGATCCGGCACGGCGCGCGGGTGGCCGATATCGGCGGCGCGGCAGTGGTCGAGGCCCTGCGTGAGCATGTGCCCGAGTACGAAGTGGCGCTGCACGCCACCCAGGCGATGGTTCGCGAGATCGCCACGTCTTTCCCCGACGGCGAGCTGATGGACACCTGGACCTGGTTCCAGTCCGGGCTCAACACCGACGGCGCGCACAACCCGGTCACCAGCCGCACGGTGGGCAAGGGCGAGATCCTCAGCCTCAATTGCTTCCCGATGATCGCCGGCTATTACACCGCCCTTGAGCGCACCTTGTTCCTCGACCATTGCCCGGATGATCACCTGCGCCTGTGGCAGGCCAACGTCGAGGTGCATGAGGCTGGGCTGAAACTCGTGCGCCCGGGCATGCGCTGCAGTGACATTGCCCGTGAGCTGAACGAGATCTTCCTGCGTCACGACCTGCTGCAGTACCGCACGTTCGGCTATGGCCATTCGTTTGGGACGTTGAGCCACTACTACGGTCGCGAGGCGGGGCTTGAGCTGCGCGAAGACATCGACACCGTGCTGGAGCCGGGCATGGTGGTGTCGATCGAGCCAATGATCATGCTGCCCGAAGGGCGGCCGGGTGCAGGCGGCTACCGCGAGCACGATATCCTCATCGTCAACGACAGCGGCGCCGAAAACATTACCAAGTTCCCGTACGGGCCGGAGCACAACATCATCCGCAAATGA